The Gemmata palustris genome includes a region encoding these proteins:
- the miaB gene encoding tRNA (N6-isopentenyl adenosine(37)-C2)-methylthiotransferase MiaB yields MPQKVYIETVGCQMNVLDSELVIGALRKHGYDLTDSPADADVLLFNTCSVREHAEDKTYSALGRVRPIKRDKPDTVIGVLGCMAQKDQDAIRKRAPFVDMIVGTGQLGAVPELVDKVRATRTPQLAVSLGRADGGRNEVEASFISYDPARDPSMRPTPFQAYVRIQIGCDKFCTYCVVPSTRGPEQSRPPEHIWNEVRQLVDQGCKEVTLLGQTVNSYVYESGDTRTRLSDLIAGMHEVNGLERIKFVTNYPKDMTDDLLDAVRELPKVVKYLHVPVQSGCDEVLKRMKRNYTADYYMEMLARCRELVPGVSVSSDFIVGFCGETEESFQKSMELVRVAQFKNSFIFKYSERAGTKAADRYPDDVPDDVKKRRNNDLLAVQNENSRIDHRAQVGKVVEVLVEGPSRREQRASRGREEPGHITQLTGRSMADHIVVFDGTERLVGHTIRIAITDASPFTLYGNVLTDESVGVDTTDRQPNRVPNSPPSNLEIGTRPERFSLPLI; encoded by the coding sequence ATGCCGCAGAAAGTCTACATCGAAACCGTCGGCTGCCAGATGAACGTGCTCGACAGCGAGCTGGTCATCGGTGCCCTCCGCAAGCACGGCTACGACCTCACCGATTCTCCCGCCGACGCGGACGTGCTGTTGTTCAACACGTGCTCCGTGCGCGAGCACGCGGAAGACAAAACGTACTCGGCGCTCGGCCGCGTGCGCCCCATCAAGCGCGACAAACCGGACACCGTCATCGGCGTGCTGGGCTGCATGGCGCAGAAGGACCAGGACGCGATCCGCAAGCGCGCCCCGTTCGTGGACATGATCGTCGGTACGGGGCAGTTGGGGGCGGTGCCGGAACTGGTCGATAAGGTGCGGGCCACGCGCACGCCGCAACTCGCGGTCAGTTTGGGGCGCGCGGACGGCGGGCGGAATGAAGTCGAAGCGAGTTTCATCAGCTACGACCCGGCCCGCGACCCCTCGATGCGCCCGACGCCGTTCCAGGCGTATGTCCGCATTCAGATCGGCTGCGACAAGTTCTGCACGTACTGCGTGGTGCCGAGCACGCGCGGCCCGGAGCAGAGCCGCCCGCCGGAACACATCTGGAACGAGGTGCGCCAGCTCGTCGATCAGGGCTGCAAGGAAGTCACGCTCCTCGGCCAGACGGTAAACAGCTACGTCTACGAGTCGGGCGACACGCGCACGCGCCTGAGCGACCTCATCGCGGGCATGCACGAGGTGAACGGCCTGGAGCGCATCAAGTTCGTGACGAACTACCCGAAGGACATGACGGACGACCTGCTCGACGCGGTGCGCGAGTTGCCGAAGGTCGTGAAGTACCTGCACGTCCCGGTTCAATCGGGGTGCGACGAGGTGTTGAAGCGCATGAAGCGGAACTACACTGCTGATTATTACATGGAGATGCTCGCGCGCTGCCGGGAACTGGTGCCCGGCGTGTCGGTGAGTTCGGACTTCATCGTCGGCTTCTGCGGCGAAACGGAAGAGAGCTTCCAGAAGTCGATGGAGTTGGTCCGCGTCGCGCAGTTCAAGAACTCGTTCATCTTCAAGTACAGCGAGCGCGCGGGCACGAAGGCCGCGGACCGGTACCCGGACGACGTGCCCGATGACGTGAAGAAGCGCCGAAACAACGACCTGCTCGCGGTGCAGAACGAGAACAGCCGCATCGACCACCGCGCGCAAGTCGGCAAGGTGGTGGAAGTCTTGGTCGAAGGCCCGAGCCGGCGTGAACAGCGCGCGAGCCGCGGCCGCGAAGAGCCCGGTCACATCACACAACTCACCGGCCGCAGCATGGCCGACCACATCGTGGTGTTCGACGGCACCGAACGGCTCGTCGGCCACACGATCCGCATCGCGATCACCGACGCCAGCCCGTTCACGCTGTACGGCAACGTACTGACCGACGAAAGCGTGGGCGTGGATACCACCGACCGCCAACCCAACCGGGTGCCGAATAGTCCCCCCTCCAACCTCGAGATCGGGACGCGCCCGGAGCGCTTTTCGCTTCCTCTAATTTGA
- a CDS encoding thioredoxin family protein: protein MASPNVVELTEGNWSEYVTSGTLIVADFWAPWCGPCRRLASTIDAVADQFAGKVKVGKLNVDENPNLAVKYDVMTIPRILFFKGSDTPVHTESGVLSPDELSKLINQYA from the coding sequence ATGGCCAGCCCTAACGTTGTTGAACTGACCGAAGGAAACTGGAGCGAGTACGTCACCAGCGGCACGCTGATCGTTGCCGACTTCTGGGCGCCGTGGTGCGGCCCGTGCCGCCGACTCGCTTCCACCATCGACGCCGTTGCCGACCAGTTCGCCGGCAAGGTGAAGGTGGGCAAACTGAACGTGGACGAGAACCCCAATCTCGCCGTCAAGTACGACGTGATGACGATCCCCCGCATCCTGTTCTTCAAGGGTAGCGACACCCCCGTTCACACGGAGAGCGGCGTCCTGTCCCCCGACGAGCTGTCGAAGCTGATTAACCAGTACGCCTAA
- a CDS encoding dihydroorotate dehydrogenase has protein sequence MIDLSCTLGRLQLRNPVLVASGTFGYAKEMAPFVDFAKLGGVVPKTVTHAPRAGNRPPRTVETASGMLNAIGLDNDGLEHFLTHHLPYLRTLPTAIVGNIAGKSEEEFVAMAARVHQSREGLSALELNLSCPNVSGGTDFAIDPKLTKDIVRRCRDVCPDLPLIAKLTPNVTDITVIAKAAADGGADAVSAVNTFVGMAVDWRKRAPILGNITGGLSGPAIKPLALRAVWRIAQLKAIPVIAVGGIATLNDVMDFLVVGATAVQIGTANFYDPTASVKIVDALPSAIESLGASRVREITGTLKT, from the coding sequence ATGATTGACCTGTCCTGCACGCTCGGGCGGCTCCAGCTCCGCAACCCGGTCCTCGTGGCGAGCGGCACGTTCGGCTACGCGAAGGAAATGGCGCCGTTCGTCGATTTCGCGAAGCTCGGCGGGGTCGTTCCCAAAACCGTGACGCACGCGCCCCGCGCCGGTAATCGCCCGCCGCGCACGGTGGAGACCGCGTCCGGCATGCTGAACGCGATCGGTTTGGATAACGACGGCCTCGAACACTTCCTCACGCACCACCTCCCTTACCTCCGCACGCTCCCGACGGCGATCGTCGGCAACATCGCGGGGAAGAGCGAGGAAGAGTTCGTCGCGATGGCGGCGCGCGTGCATCAGTCGCGCGAAGGATTGAGCGCGCTGGAACTGAACCTGTCGTGTCCCAACGTGAGCGGCGGGACGGATTTCGCCATCGATCCCAAGCTGACGAAAGATATCGTCCGCCGGTGCCGGGACGTGTGCCCGGACCTGCCACTCATCGCGAAGCTCACGCCGAACGTGACCGACATCACCGTCATCGCAAAGGCCGCAGCCGACGGCGGCGCGGACGCGGTGAGCGCGGTCAACACCTTTGTGGGCATGGCAGTCGATTGGCGGAAACGGGCGCCGATCCTCGGTAACATCACGGGCGGACTGAGCGGCCCCGCGATCAAACCGTTAGCCCTGCGCGCGGTGTGGCGAATCGCACAATTGAAGGCGATTCCGGTGATCGCAGTGGGCGGGATCGCGACCCTTAACGATGTGATGGACTTTCTCGTGGTCGGGGCGACCGCGGTCCAGATCGGCACCGCGAACTTCTACGACCCGACCGCGAGTGTCAAGATCGTGGACGCCCTCCCGAGTGCGATCGAATCACTCGGGGCGAGCCGCGTGCGCGAAATCACCGGCACGCTGAAGACGTAG
- the glnE gene encoding bifunctional [glutamate--ammonia ligase]-adenylyl-L-tyrosine phosphorylase/[glutamate--ammonia-ligase] adenylyltransferase, giving the protein MASLEDTILKAVRDADRGRRNLAALAAHLGASAPELFAPLGRLLPRTADPDMALNNLERLFARPDARAHLPALLETRARELDATLQLLATSQFFADTLAAYPEFLATVFHVPKRNPFTPELIAQLKGEVDAAGDDAGVLRAFRRFRDRHTLRIGIGDVIRDRPLEEITRELSRLADASIEVALQHALRTVTTRFGSPTAPTGQPAKITTLAFGKLGGDELNYSSDIDLMFVYDFDGETNRRSGVSNAEFFGRVVSEVVRLLSSHTDRGFAYRVDLRLRPEGNRGSLARSLASTLSYYDTMGRTWERQALIKLRHVGGDPALARDFLSAVEPFVYRKYFSFSEINEVKALKRQMEAKAQRAQSDNTDLPRDVKTGRGGIRDIEYTVQFLQLLNGGDLPAVRQRNTLLALEALEIAGCLSSQETYILADAYRFLRKTEHRLQLLFDLQTHKLPAEGDELRKLARRMGYAIARNAERGARNEDEPPHAPPEGGELGPEGGASSSALRAPSSALSAQRRSPLDESDPPPLDTRDLLVDPLDRFLKDLQDKTSIDRTILNHLLHQSFQGEDGHSEPEADLILDPDPDAETVRAVLGRYPFRDVPKAFANLSALARESVPFLSARRCRHFLASIAPPLLRAVAASPDPDAALTDLERVSASLGAKAVLWELFSISPPSLKLYVELCAGSPYLSGLLINNPGMVDELLDSLVLNQPRTADELHAELTELLRGATDPDPILHSFQDKEFLRIGVGDLLGKADVRVTTAALSDVADTILNQVVELVEPSVRAKFGDPIIEARDGPQPLEDVFTGRLTPAVRPECPYVLLGLGKLGGREISYHSDLDLLLVYEADGTTSRGEANRLYFTELAQRVIKTASRMGPMGRLYEVDMRLRPTGKSGSLVLPLSEFRRYFASSTCQLWERQALARARVVRGEARFADEVTAAVRTAMLGPAWHPEVVDEVRAMRQKLEATASQWSLKRGPGGLTDVEFAVQLLQLKYGRKHPDVLKPNVWDALDALAAAGLLPANDATALRDGYSFLRLVEARLRIVTDRPLTEIPEAADDQAKLAYRLGFVASSDFLGAFREATAGIRTAYLAATARERS; this is encoded by the coding sequence ATGGCCTCTCTCGAAGACACCATCCTGAAAGCCGTGCGCGACGCGGACCGCGGGCGCCGGAACCTCGCCGCGCTCGCCGCGCACCTCGGGGCGTCCGCGCCCGAACTGTTCGCGCCGCTCGGTCGGCTCCTGCCGCGGACCGCGGACCCGGACATGGCGCTCAACAATCTGGAGCGCCTGTTCGCGCGCCCGGACGCCCGCGCGCACCTCCCCGCGCTGCTCGAAACGCGCGCCCGCGAACTCGACGCCACGCTCCAACTGCTCGCCACCTCGCAGTTCTTCGCGGACACGCTCGCGGCCTACCCCGAGTTCCTCGCGACCGTGTTCCACGTGCCCAAGCGGAACCCCTTCACCCCCGAACTCATTGCCCAACTCAAAGGCGAGGTGGACGCGGCCGGCGACGACGCGGGCGTGCTGCGCGCGTTCCGCCGGTTCCGCGACCGGCACACGCTCCGCATCGGCATCGGCGACGTGATCCGCGACCGGCCGCTCGAAGAGATCACGCGCGAACTCTCTCGCCTCGCCGACGCATCGATCGAAGTCGCACTCCAGCACGCGCTGCGAACCGTTACGACACGGTTCGGTAGCCCGACCGCGCCGACCGGTCAGCCCGCGAAAATTACGACGCTCGCGTTCGGCAAACTCGGCGGTGACGAGCTGAACTATTCGAGCGACATTGACCTGATGTTCGTGTACGACTTCGACGGCGAGACTAATCGAAGGTCGGGAGTGAGCAACGCCGAGTTCTTCGGCCGCGTGGTCAGCGAAGTCGTGCGGTTGCTTTCGAGCCACACGGACCGCGGGTTCGCGTACCGGGTGGACCTGCGCCTCCGGCCGGAGGGGAACCGCGGGTCACTCGCCCGGAGCCTGGCGAGCACGCTCAGCTACTACGACACGATGGGCCGCACGTGGGAGCGCCAGGCGCTCATCAAGCTGCGGCACGTGGGCGGCGACCCGGCGCTCGCGCGCGACTTCCTCTCGGCCGTCGAGCCGTTCGTGTACCGCAAGTATTTCAGCTTTTCCGAGATCAACGAGGTGAAGGCGCTCAAGCGCCAGATGGAAGCGAAGGCCCAGCGCGCGCAATCGGACAACACGGACCTCCCGCGCGACGTGAAGACCGGGCGCGGCGGCATCCGCGACATCGAGTACACGGTCCAGTTCCTTCAGTTGCTCAACGGCGGCGACCTCCCGGCCGTGCGCCAGCGGAACACGCTCCTCGCGCTCGAAGCGCTGGAAATCGCCGGGTGCCTGAGTTCGCAGGAGACGTACATCCTCGCGGACGCCTACCGGTTCCTGCGCAAGACCGAGCACCGGCTGCAACTGCTGTTTGACCTCCAGACGCACAAACTGCCCGCCGAAGGGGACGAGCTGCGGAAACTCGCGCGGCGCATGGGGTACGCGATAGCACGGAACGCGGAGCGCGGAGCGCGGAACGAAGACGAGCCACCGCACGCCCCTCCCGAGGGCGGGGAACTCGGTCCCGAGGGCGGCGCTTCCAGTTCCGCGCTCCGCGCTCCGAGTTCCGCGCTCTCCGCGCAGCGCCGCTCGCCGCTCGACGAGTCCGACCCGCCGCCGCTCGACACGCGCGACCTGTTGGTCGATCCACTCGACCGGTTCCTGAAAGACCTGCAGGACAAGACGTCGATCGATCGCACCATCCTGAACCACTTGCTGCACCAGTCGTTTCAGGGAGAAGACGGGCACTCGGAGCCGGAAGCCGACCTGATTCTCGACCCGGACCCGGACGCAGAGACCGTGCGCGCGGTGCTCGGGCGCTACCCGTTCCGCGACGTGCCGAAGGCGTTCGCCAACCTGTCCGCGCTGGCACGGGAGAGCGTGCCGTTCCTGTCCGCGCGCCGGTGCCGGCACTTCCTCGCGAGTATCGCCCCGCCGCTCTTGCGCGCCGTGGCCGCCAGTCCCGATCCGGACGCGGCCCTCACCGACCTGGAGCGCGTCAGCGCGTCACTCGGCGCGAAGGCCGTGCTGTGGGAGCTGTTCAGCATCAGCCCGCCCAGCCTGAAGTTGTACGTCGAACTGTGTGCCGGGAGCCCGTACCTGTCGGGGTTGCTCATCAACAACCCGGGTATGGTGGACGAACTGCTCGATTCGCTCGTACTCAATCAACCGCGCACGGCCGACGAGCTTCACGCCGAGTTAACGGAACTCCTCCGAGGGGCAACCGATCCGGACCCGATTCTGCACAGCTTTCAGGACAAAGAGTTCCTGCGCATCGGTGTGGGCGACCTGCTCGGCAAGGCGGACGTGCGCGTCACCACCGCGGCCCTTTCCGACGTGGCCGACACGATTCTGAACCAGGTCGTGGAACTGGTCGAGCCTTCCGTTCGTGCGAAGTTCGGCGATCCGATCATTGAAGCGCGCGACGGCCCTCAACCGTTGGAGGACGTTTTCACCGGCCGGCTGACACCGGCCGTTCGCCCAGAATGTCCCTACGTCCTTCTCGGCCTCGGCAAACTCGGCGGCCGCGAGATCAGTTACCACAGCGACCTCGACCTGCTGCTCGTGTACGAAGCCGACGGCACGACGTCGCGCGGTGAGGCGAATCGGTTGTATTTCACCGAACTGGCGCAGCGCGTCATCAAGACCGCGAGCCGGATGGGGCCGATGGGCCGGCTTTACGAGGTGGACATGCGGCTGCGGCCGACGGGCAAGTCCGGGAGCCTCGTGCTGCCGCTCTCGGAGTTCCGCCGGTACTTCGCGAGTTCGACGTGTCAGCTCTGGGAGCGGCAAGCGCTCGCCCGCGCGCGGGTCGTTCGCGGAGAGGCCCGGTTCGCGGACGAAGTGACGGCCGCGGTCCGTACCGCGATGCTCGGTCCCGCGTGGCACCCGGAGGTGGTGGACGAGGTGCGGGCGATGCGCCAGAAGCTCGAAGCGACCGCCAGCCAGTGGAGCCTGAAGCGCGGACCGGGCGGGTTAACGGACGTGGAGTTCGCGGTGCAGTTGCTCCAATTGAAGTACGGGCGCAAGCACCCGGACGTCCTGAAGCCGAACGTGTGGGACGCGCTCGACGCACTGGCCGCGGCCGGCCTACTCCCCGCGAACGATGCGACCGCGCTGCGCGACGGCTACTCGTTTCTGCGCCTCGTCGAAGCGCGCTTGCGGATCGTGACCGACCGGCCACTGACGGAGATCCCCGAAGCGGCCGACGATCAGGCGAAACTCGCGTACCGACTCGGGTTCGTGGCCTCTTCGGACTTCCTCGGAGCGTTTCGTGAGGCTACCGCGGGCATCCGAACGGCGTATCTCGCCGCCACCGCGCGCGAGCGATCATAA
- a CDS encoding DUF4139 domain-containing protein, which translates to MASKKWLLVAPVAGALGLGAGVGADKFLSAAGDAKQDLKPATTLPLTRVVLFNSGVGYFSRSGEVEGEARVDLTFPESDVNDLLKSMVLEDFGRGRISAVSYDSREPIARTLGSFAINLNNNPTFAGIIGQLRGERIEVAVSAAAVNQPGKLTGTIVGVEKQKVPAGTQTLDADVLNMWCAEGMRAIRMTDIQSLRFSNPVIESEFRRALEVLALSHDSQKKAVQLHFAGEGKRKVQVGYVIDAPIWKTSYRLLMNEKEKPYLQGWAMVENPTDEDWTGVKMALVSGRPISFKMDLYNPLYVERPTVEPELFASLRPVTYQGNFNGRGERGTGDNQQVFNFSTGLFGNQAAPRLPVPALGPLPLAFDAPMPPAGGKLGGLAGGVPTDGVPAFEKMKLAGVNDPAGEALRRKHAAGTAAELAQRLGAGSVGNAATAGALGDFFQYTIDHPVTLPRQKSALLPIVGKDIEGTRVSIYNAGVQAKHPLLGLRLKNTSGAHLNQGPITVFEGSTYAGDTRVLDVQPNEERLLSYAIDLGTEVDPKAGAGKQKITSIKAVKGIVTTTTKVTEETTYKAINRSQADRALLIEHPNRTSQQFKLVDTDKPTEDTPEVFRFALGLKAGETKSFTVKEERDDVSTIALTNGAEDQIRYFVSLSEASPALKQRLAEALTIKGGWDATARELAQVTADLQRFTIDQDRIRKNLRETPKESEVYATYLKKLSDQEKEIDALTAKQKGLVGDEFQARKKYEHFLANIND; encoded by the coding sequence ATGGCGAGCAAGAAGTGGCTGCTGGTGGCCCCGGTCGCGGGCGCACTGGGGCTCGGGGCCGGCGTGGGGGCGGACAAGTTCCTCAGCGCCGCGGGGGACGCGAAACAAGACCTCAAACCCGCGACCACACTTCCACTGACGCGGGTGGTGCTGTTCAACAGCGGGGTCGGGTACTTCTCCCGAAGCGGCGAAGTCGAGGGCGAGGCGCGTGTGGACCTCACGTTTCCCGAAAGTGATGTCAACGACCTGCTCAAGAGCATGGTCCTCGAGGACTTCGGGCGCGGGCGCATTTCGGCCGTGAGTTACGACTCCCGCGAGCCCATCGCGCGCACGCTCGGTTCGTTCGCGATCAACCTGAACAACAATCCGACGTTCGCGGGGATCATCGGCCAGTTGCGCGGGGAACGCATCGAGGTCGCCGTTAGTGCGGCCGCGGTCAACCAACCGGGCAAGCTCACGGGCACGATCGTCGGTGTCGAGAAGCAGAAAGTGCCCGCGGGCACCCAGACCCTCGACGCGGATGTGCTGAACATGTGGTGCGCGGAGGGGATGCGCGCCATCAGGATGACCGACATCCAATCGCTGCGGTTCAGCAACCCGGTGATCGAGAGCGAGTTCCGGCGCGCCCTGGAGGTCCTGGCGCTGAGCCACGATTCTCAGAAGAAGGCGGTTCAGTTGCACTTCGCGGGCGAGGGCAAGCGCAAGGTCCAGGTCGGGTACGTCATCGACGCGCCGATCTGGAAGACCAGTTACCGGCTGCTGATGAACGAGAAGGAGAAGCCGTACTTGCAGGGCTGGGCGATGGTGGAGAACCCGACCGACGAGGACTGGACCGGGGTCAAGATGGCACTCGTGTCGGGGCGCCCGATCTCGTTCAAAATGGACCTGTACAACCCGCTGTACGTGGAGCGCCCCACCGTCGAGCCCGAGTTGTTCGCGTCGCTCCGACCTGTCACGTACCAGGGCAATTTCAACGGGCGTGGCGAGCGAGGTACTGGAGATAACCAGCAAGTCTTTAACTTCAGTACCGGCCTGTTCGGGAATCAAGCTGCTCCTCGTCTGCCTGTTCCCGCGCTCGGGCCTCTGCCACTCGCATTCGATGCCCCAATGCCCCCTGCGGGCGGGAAACTCGGCGGGCTCGCCGGTGGCGTCCCCACTGACGGTGTGCCCGCGTTTGAAAAAATGAAGCTCGCGGGAGTAAACGACCCGGCCGGGGAAGCACTGCGGCGGAAGCACGCAGCGGGTACTGCGGCGGAACTGGCCCAGCGGCTGGGCGCTGGCAGTGTTGGGAACGCGGCGACGGCGGGTGCGCTGGGGGACTTCTTCCAGTACACGATCGACCACCCGGTCACGCTCCCGCGCCAGAAATCGGCCCTCCTTCCCATCGTCGGGAAGGACATCGAAGGGACGCGGGTCTCGATCTACAACGCGGGCGTGCAAGCCAAGCACCCGCTGCTCGGGCTGCGTCTCAAGAACACGAGCGGCGCGCACTTGAACCAGGGTCCGATCACGGTGTTCGAGGGCAGCACTTACGCCGGGGACACGCGCGTGCTGGACGTCCAGCCGAACGAGGAACGGCTCCTGAGCTACGCCATCGACCTGGGTACCGAAGTCGATCCCAAGGCGGGTGCGGGTAAGCAGAAGATCACGAGCATCAAGGCCGTGAAGGGGATCGTGACCACGACCACGAAGGTGACCGAGGAGACGACGTACAAGGCCATCAACCGGTCGCAGGCGGACCGCGCGCTGTTGATCGAGCACCCGAACCGGACGAGTCAGCAGTTCAAGTTGGTGGACACGGACAAGCCCACGGAGGATACGCCCGAGGTGTTCCGGTTCGCGCTCGGGCTCAAGGCCGGTGAGACCAAATCGTTCACGGTCAAGGAGGAGCGCGATGACGTGAGCACGATCGCGCTGACCAACGGGGCGGAAGACCAGATCCGGTACTTCGTGTCGCTGAGTGAGGCCAGTCCCGCGCTCAAGCAGCGGCTCGCCGAGGCGCTCACGATCAAGGGGGGCTGGGACGCGACCGCGCGCGAGCTGGCCCAGGTGACCGCTGACCTGCAGCGGTTCACGATCGACCAGGACCGGATTCGTAAGAACCTGCGCGAGACGCCGAAGGAGTCCGAGGTGTACGCGACGTACCTGAAGAAGCTGTCGGACCAGGAGAAGGAGATCGACGCACTCACGGCCAAGCAGAAGGGGCTCGTGGGCGACGAGTTCCAGGCTCGCAAGAAGTACGAGCACTTCCTCGCCAACATCAACGACTGA